The window GCTGATCGCTGCCCTTGTGAGCTGGGGCATTGCGCTGTTTGAATATCTTGTGCAGGTCCCTGCAAACAGGATCGGCTATTCTGTAATGTCTGTCGGACAGCTTAAGATAACTCAGGAGATAATCACTCTTTCAGTATTCGTGCCGTTTTCTGTTTTTTATCTCGAAGAACCGCTAAAGCTGGATTATCTGTGGGCAGGCTTGTGTCTTGTCGGAGCAGTTTATTTTATG of the Nitrospiraceae bacterium genome contains:
- a CDS encoding DMT family protein, coding for MKPVFISIILLSISNIFMMFAWYAHLKELNNKYWLIAALVSWGIALFEYLVQVPANRIGYSVMSVGQLKITQEIITLSVFVPFSVFYLEEPLKLDYLWAGLCLVGAVYFMFRA